The following coding sequences lie in one Meles meles chromosome X, mMelMel3.1 paternal haplotype, whole genome shotgun sequence genomic window:
- the BEX5 gene encoding protein BEX5, whose protein sequence is MENIPQESKGDEHALVQNENEAHPLGGGEDQEPGGNIRAGRAPPAHDVREDMPNRLVNNLDMIDGDADDMERFMEEMRELRRKIRELQLRYSLRILIGDPPHHDHHDDFCLMP, encoded by the coding sequence atggaAAATATCCCCCAGGAAAGCAAAGGAGACGAGCATGCTCTGGTGCAGAATGAAAACGAAGCTCACCCTTTGGGAGGTGGTGAAGACCAGGAGCCTGGAGGAAATATTAGAGCGGGTCGGGCCCCACCTGCCCATGATGTTAGAGAGGATATGCCCAATAGGCTTGTCAATAACCTTGACATGATAGATGGAGATGCAGATGATATGGAACGGTTCATGGAGGAGATGAGAGAGCTAAGGAGGAAAATTAGGGAGCTTCAGTTGAGGTACAGTTTGCGTATTCTTATAGGCGATCCCCCTCACCATGACCATCATGATGACTTTTGCCTTATGCCTTGA